Proteins encoded together in one Bactrocera neohumeralis isolate Rockhampton chromosome 4, APGP_CSIRO_Bneo_wtdbg2-racon-allhic-juicebox.fasta_v2, whole genome shotgun sequence window:
- the LOC126755532 gene encoding inositol-3-phosphate synthase — MKVDTATLEVISPKVQISENYIETDYEYQTSHVKRSANDKIQVYPESAALKIRTDRRVPKLGLMLVGWGGNNGSTLTAALEANRRQLQWRKRTGIQKANWFGSITQASTVLIGSDEDGKDVHLPMKDLVPMVNPDDIVVDGWDISSANIGDAMQRAQVLDVELQDQLYKHLSTLQPRPSIYDPDFIAANQSDRADNLIKGTKFEQYEQLRRDIRDFKQKSGVDTVLVLWTANTERFCDVKEGLNSTMAELEASLKANKAEISPSTIFAMASIDEGCTYINGSPQNTFVPGLVELAEHKGVFIAGDDFKSGQTKLKSVLVDFLVSAGIKPVSIVSYNHLGNNDGKNLSAPQQFRSKEISKSNVVDDMVESNDVLYKSNEHPDHVVVIKYVPYVGDSKRAMDEYTSEIMMGGHNTLVIHNTCEDSLLATPLILDLVILGELCSRIQIKSNERADAPWVSFKPVLSLLSYLCKAPLVPRGTQVVNSLFRQRSAIENILRSCIGLPPNSHMMFEQRFDFASITNEPPAKKLKSVSNGCATELNGKSAKVSAVASKGHYANGNANGHTNGLTH, encoded by the exons ATGAAAGTGGACACTGCTACATTGGAAGTGATTTCGCCAAAAGTGCAAATCAGCGAGAACTACATCGAGACCGATTATGAGTACCAGACGTCGCATGTTAAACGTAGTGCCAATGACAAAATTCAG GTATACCCTGAGTCAGCTGCACTGAAGATCCGCACCGATCGGCGTGTGCCGAAATTGGGTTTAATGCTCGTCGGTTGGGGTGGCAATAATGGTTCCACACTAACAGCTGCCTTGGAGGCTAATCGGCGTCAATTGCAATGGCGTAAACGTACTGGCATTCAAAAGGCCAATTGGTTTGGTTCCATTACACAGGCATCTACTGTACTAATTGGCTCCGATGAAGATGGCAAGGATGTGCATTTGCCGATGAAGGATCTCGTACCCATGGTTAATCCCGATGATATTGTTGTTGATGGTTGGGACATTAGTTCGGCGAATATTGGCGATGCTATGCAACGTGCGCAGGTATTGGATGTCGAGCTGCAAGATCAACTTTACAAGCATTTGTCAACGCTTCAGCCACGTCCATCAATTTACGATCCAGATTTTATCGCGGCTAATCAGTCGGATCGCGCCGATAATCTAATTAAGGGTACTAAATTTGAGCAATACGAACAATTGCGTCGTGATATACGCGATTTTAAGCAAAAGTCTGGTGTCGATACGGTACTCGTATTGTGGACTGCGAATACAGAACGTTTCTGTGATGTAAAAGAAGGGCTAAATTCCACCATGGCTGAGTTGGAGGCATCTTTGAAGGCGAATAAGGCAGAGATATCGCCATCTACTATTTTTGCAATGGCCAGCATTGATGAAGGT TGTACCTATATAAATGGCTCCCCGCAAAACACTTTTGTACCTGGTCTAGTTGAATTGGCGGAACATAAGGGTGTCTTCATTGCCGGCGACGATTTCAAATCGGGACAGACTAAACTAAAGTCGGTGTTGGTCGACTTTTTGGTGAGCGCCGGCATTAAGCCAGTATCCATTGTCAGCTACAACCATTTGGGTAATAATGATGGCAAGAACTTGTCAGCGCCACAGCAATTCCGCTCTAAGGAG ATTTCCAAGAGTAACGTGGTCGACGATATGGTCGAATCCAACGATGTGCTTTACAAATCCAATGAGCATCCCGATcatgtggtcgtcatcaaataTGTACCCTATGTGGGCGATAGCAAGCGTGCCATGGATGAATACACCTCGGAAATTATGATGGGCGGTCATAATACGCTCGTCATACACAACACCTGTGAGGATTCACTACTTGCAACACCGCTTATACTGGATCTGGTTATTCTCGGTGAATTATGTTCACGCATACAGATCAAGAGCAATGAGCGTGCAGACGCACCTTGGGTCTCATTCAAACCAGTTCTCTCGCTGCTCAGCTACCTATGCAAGGCACCGTTGGTGCCACGTGGCACACAAGTGGTGAACTCTCTCTTCCGCCAACGTTCGGCCATTGAGAATATCTTACGCAGTTGCATTGGTTTGCCACCCAATTCACACATGATGTTCGAGCAACGTTTCGATTTTGCGTCGATTACCAATGAGCCCCCAGCAAAGAAATTGAAGAGCGTGTCAAATGGTTGTGCCACTGAATTGAATGGCAAATCTGCCAAAGTGTCAGCTGTAGCGTCTAAAGGCCACTATGCCAATGGCAATGCGAATGGTCATACGAATGGTCTCACTCATTAG